From the Erythrolamprus reginae isolate rEryReg1 chromosome Z, rEryReg1.hap1, whole genome shotgun sequence genome, one window contains:
- the NFE2L3 gene encoding LOW QUALITY PROTEIN: nuclear factor erythroid 2-related factor 3 (The sequence of the model RefSeq protein was modified relative to this genomic sequence to represent the inferred CDS: inserted 13 bases in 8 codons; deleted 1 base in 1 codon; substituted 1 base at 1 genomic stop codon) encodes MKTPSRGWRHTSEEDWLQDTLLISLAFVAFQGKLPSGMPFFSHEEDSKLLGECLWLRDVHASGTLSFPAKRVVSWLVLDDNAPAPPTSDAADRGSRQXHELFLAAEGQSRWLQPPQETLEAGVAPPDPGERKQDFNWKVLDLKGRNXFRICYLLLKENEXSETQEEEKQEVCDKSEQAYWKERENLTSISLEQASSSGDINLMNFPQSPTDLTQAINHDVSLHATVMGSNLANLTNVETXRLEILPGLNISPTNKTNXLELLANDSCCTSFTHQDXFFSLNENGYEKIHFTPLIMEGNFDFAEACHFEERDLNSVFSLDLNYSNASLLLFCNKDDNIRCLGSCRRYCHAEYQSIXDHGTKSLVGIFHDHTYNQDLQXLTFPVSEDYFRWPEESKRTENESDTNLKDEYQAXLRIPFSVNDIVTLPVENKHELYPV; translated from the exons ATGAAAACCCCGAGCAGGGGTTGGCGCCACACTTCAGAAGAAGATTGGCTGCAAGACACCCTCCTGATTAGCCTCGCCTTTGTGGCATTCCAGGGAAAGCTTCCTTCGGGGATGCCGTTCTTCTCTCACGAGGAAGACTCGAAGCTGCTGGGGGAATGCCTGTGGCTCCGCGATGTGCATGCGTCAGGAACACTAAGCTTTCCCGCCAAGCGAGTGGTTTCTTGGCTTGTGCTGGACGACAATGCTCCGGCGCCCCCCACTTCAGATGCGGCAGACCGTGGGAGTAGGCA ACACGAGCTCTTCTTGGCAGCAGAGGGGCAAAGCCGGTGGCTGCAGCCACCCCAAGAGACCCTGGAGGCGGGAGTCGCCCCGCCTGACcctggagagagaaagcaagacttcAATTGGAAG GTTTTAGATTTAAAAGGCAGGAA ATTCAGAATATGCTATTTATTACTAAAGGAAAATGAGTAATCAGAAACTCAAgaggaagaaaaacaagaagTGTGCGATAAGAGTGAACAAGCTTattggaaggagagggagaatctCACTTCTATCTCCTTG gAACAAGCAAGCAGCAGTGGAGACATAAATTTGATGAACTTTCCTCAGAGCCCTACAGATTTAACCCAAGCTATTAACCACGATGTGTCTCTTCATGCCACC GTGATGGGATCAAACCTTGCTAATCTAACAAATGTGGAGA TTAGACTGGAGATTTTACCTGGCTTAAATATATCTCCAACCAACAAGACCAA ATTAGAATTACTTGCAAATGATTCTTGCTGCACAAGTTTTACACATCaaga ttttttcagcctgaATGAAAATGGATACGAGAAAATACATTTCACACCATTAATCATGGAAGGAAATTTTGACTTTGCAGAAGCTTGTCATTTTGAAGAACGAGATTTAAATTCTGTATTTTCTTTAGATTTAAATTACAGTAATGCATCCCTTCTATTGTTTTGCAACAAGGATGACAACATCAGATGTCTCGGGAGCTGTAGGAGATACTGCCATGCAGAATATCAAAGCAT AGACCATGGAACAAAATCACTAGTAGGTATATTCCATGATCATACATACAATCAGGATTTAC AGCTGACATTCCCAGTATCAGAGGATTATTTCAGATGGCCAGAAGAATCCAAAAGAACTGAAAATGAAAGTGATACAAATCTAAAAGATGAATATCAGG AGTTGAGAATTCCATTCTCTGTTAATGATATAGTAACCTTGCCTGTAGAAAACAAACATGAATTGTATCCCGTCTAA